In Streptomyces puniciscabiei, a single genomic region encodes these proteins:
- a CDS encoding putative quinol monooxygenase — protein sequence MTYGCIASMKTTPGSRDEVVAILLGAAEGLRAAGCDAYVVGLADDDDVTIWVTEVWRSKEHHDASLELPQARAAIGKAMPLLTGEFTKQELAIAGGLGL from the coding sequence ATGACCTACGGCTGCATCGCCTCCATGAAGACAACTCCCGGCTCCCGCGACGAGGTCGTGGCCATCCTCCTCGGTGCCGCCGAGGGCCTCCGCGCGGCCGGATGCGACGCCTATGTCGTGGGGCTCGCCGACGATGACGACGTGACGATCTGGGTGACCGAGGTCTGGCGGAGCAAGGAGCACCACGACGCCTCCCTGGAACTGCCTCAGGCGCGGGCGGCGATCGGGAAGGCCATGCCCTTGCTCACGGGCGAGTTCACCAAGCAGGAACTGGCCATCGCGGGCGGGCTCGGTCTCTGA
- a CDS encoding aldo/keto reductase gives MKYTQLGRTGLKVSRLVLGTMNFGPHTEEADSHAIMDAALDAGINFFDTANVYGWGENKGRTETIIGNWFAKGGDRRDKVVLATKVYANMAPDGEAAWPNHDKLSALNIRRAVDASLKRLQTDYIDLYQFHHIDRSTPFEEIWQAIDTLVQQGKILYVGSSNFPGYKIAQANEIAARRGGTIGLVSEQCLYNLAERRAEMEVIPAAQDYGLGVIPWSPLHGGLLGGIIKKEVQGGRRATGRAADTLKDPAARAQIQAYEDLVDKHGLEAGEVALAWLLTRPGVTGPIVGPRTAEQLQSAIRASELELSEELLAGLDEIFPGTGPSPEAFAW, from the coding sequence ATGAAGTACACGCAGCTTGGACGCACGGGACTCAAGGTCAGCCGACTCGTCCTCGGGACGATGAACTTCGGGCCGCACACCGAAGAGGCCGACAGCCACGCCATCATGGACGCGGCGCTGGACGCGGGCATCAACTTCTTCGACACCGCAAACGTGTACGGCTGGGGCGAGAACAAGGGCCGTACCGAGACGATCATCGGCAACTGGTTCGCCAAGGGCGGCGACCGCCGCGACAAGGTCGTCCTGGCCACCAAGGTCTACGCCAACATGGCCCCCGACGGCGAGGCCGCCTGGCCCAACCACGACAAGCTCTCCGCGCTGAACATCCGCCGCGCCGTGGACGCCAGCCTGAAGCGGCTGCAGACCGACTACATCGACCTCTACCAGTTCCACCACATCGACCGCAGCACGCCGTTCGAGGAGATCTGGCAGGCCATCGACACCCTGGTCCAGCAGGGCAAGATCCTCTACGTCGGCTCCTCCAACTTCCCCGGCTACAAGATCGCCCAGGCCAACGAGATCGCCGCCCGCCGCGGCGGCACCATCGGCCTGGTCAGCGAGCAGTGCCTCTACAACCTCGCCGAGCGGCGCGCCGAGATGGAGGTCATCCCGGCCGCGCAGGACTACGGCCTCGGGGTCATCCCCTGGTCGCCGCTGCACGGCGGTCTGCTCGGCGGGATCATCAAGAAGGAGGTCCAGGGCGGGCGCCGAGCCACCGGCCGGGCCGCCGACACCCTCAAGGACCCGGCCGCCCGCGCCCAGATCCAGGCGTACGAGGACCTGGTCGACAAGCACGGCCTGGAAGCCGGCGAGGTGGCCCTGGCCTGGCTGCTCACCCGGCCGGGTGTGACCGGGCCCATCGTCGGTCCGCGTACGGCCGAGCAGCTTCAGTCCGCGATCAGGGCTTCGGAGCTGGAGCTGAGCGAGGAGCTGCTGGCGGGCCTGGACGAGATCTTCCCGGGGACGGGCCCGTCCCCGGAGGCCTTCGCCTGGTAG